A window of the Xiashengella succiniciproducens genome harbors these coding sequences:
- a CDS encoding PadR family transcriptional regulator has product MKLENVKAQMRKGVLEYCILSILSVEDAYASDIINQLKEVEMIVVEGTLYPLLTRLKNDDLLSYRWEESNQGPPRKYYALTEKGREFLAELDKAWYELVDAVSMIRRKNSEE; this is encoded by the coding sequence ATGAAGCTTGAAAATGTTAAGGCTCAGATGCGAAAAGGGGTACTTGAATATTGTATCTTATCGATACTTTCTGTCGAGGACGCATATGCATCTGACATAATCAATCAGCTCAAAGAAGTTGAGATGATAGTTGTGGAAGGTACTTTGTATCCCCTTCTTACACGACTAAAAAATGATGATCTGCTTAGTTATCGCTGGGAAGAATCCAATCAGGGACCCCCACGCAAGTACTATGCTCTTACCGAAAAGGGCCGTGAGTTCCTTGCCGAACTCGACAAGGCCTGGTATGAACTTGTGGATGCCGTAAGTATGATACGCCGTAAAAACTCAGAAGAATGA
- a CDS encoding PspC domain-containing protein encodes MKKTVTINIASLAFYIDEDAYEELKKYQQKLESWFGGRDGGSEIIKDIESRIAELFSQRVNPSVSVISIDHVREVIDIMGQPEDFEGEKGEERFTDESGQTSAGATYRPRKQFYRDVDNKVLGGVCSGIAALLNISPLAVRLVFVILPFLSMGVVILIYLILWIAVPPALTSVQKLEMRGEDITISSIEKKVKDDYNLLKGKFSDIGKKKVTTDPVQGRMDRMNKTDKSILIVAAVIGCLVLFRKVAGHWAFSHFTVGTPFFNFTFIPFPMILSLIASIVLFIMGFKAQGTSRNVLLVAASVLMAIVLVKFLGTLAFTPWIFTMF; translated from the coding sequence ATGAAAAAGACAGTTACTATCAACATAGCATCATTGGCATTTTACATAGATGAGGATGCTTATGAAGAATTGAAAAAGTACCAGCAAAAACTTGAGTCCTGGTTTGGTGGCCGTGATGGAGGCTCTGAAATAATCAAGGATATTGAGTCGAGGATTGCAGAACTGTTTTCTCAACGAGTCAACCCTTCGGTTTCGGTAATTTCTATTGATCATGTAAGAGAGGTTATCGATATCATGGGACAGCCCGAAGACTTTGAAGGTGAAAAGGGTGAGGAAAGGTTTACTGATGAGTCTGGTCAGACCAGTGCCGGTGCTACTTACAGACCACGCAAACAGTTTTACAGGGATGTTGACAACAAGGTCCTGGGTGGTGTTTGTAGTGGGATTGCTGCATTATTAAATATCAGCCCTCTCGCTGTAAGGTTAGTGTTTGTAATTCTTCCGTTTCTGAGTATGGGTGTTGTAATTCTGATCTATCTGATACTTTGGATAGCTGTACCTCCGGCACTTACATCAGTACAGAAACTTGAGATGAGGGGGGAAGATATTACAATATCTTCGATTGAGAAGAAGGTTAAGGATGATTACAACCTGCTTAAGGGTAAGTTCTCTGATATTGGTAAAAAAAAAGTAACAACTGACCCTGTCCAGGGTCGCATGGACCGGATGAACAAAACCGACAAGAGTATTCTTATCGTGGCTGCAGTTATCGGATGTCTTGTGTTGTTCAGGAAAGTTGCAGGGCATTGGGCGTTCAGTCATTTTACGGTAGGCACACCTTTTTTTAATTTTACTTTTATTCCATTTCCGATGATATTATCACTTATTGCTTCGATAGTGCTCTTTATTATGGGATTTAAGGCACAGGGCACATCCAGAAATGTTCTTCTTGTTGCGGCATCAGTTCTTATGGCTATTGTATTGGTAAAATTCCTGGGAACCCTTGCCTTTACCCCCTGGATCTTCACTATGTTTTAA
- the rbfA gene encoding 30S ribosome-binding factor RbfA: MDSTRQKKISRLIQKELSEIFQREVGDIISSTMVSVTVVRVSADLSVAKVYISIFPTAGTEAILASIEENSSRIRFMLGKRVGKQLRIIPELKFFIDDSLDYAEKIDNLLK, from the coding sequence ATGGATTCAACCAGACAGAAAAAAATAAGCAGACTCATTCAGAAGGAACTGAGCGAGATCTTTCAAAGGGAGGTCGGTGACATTATAAGCTCCACAATGGTAAGTGTTACAGTGGTTAGAGTAAGTGCCGACTTAAGCGTAGCAAAGGTTTATATCAGCATATTTCCTACAGCCGGTACTGAGGCTATTCTTGCAAGCATCGAAGAGAATAGTTCAAGAATCAGGTTTATGTTGGGTAAAAGGGTTGGAAAGCAACTTCGAATTATCCCCGAGCTGAAATTCTTTATTGATGACAGTCTCGACTATGCTGAAAAGATAGATAACCTGTTAAAATAA
- a CDS encoding class I SAM-dependent methyltransferase, whose protein sequence is MQYDPIKRSLGRVFNLHPGLRVLFYNLLDLLLLRSWYIRRELRKWRKIARPDAKILDAGSGFGQYVWRIARIGSGYSIKGIDIKDEQVADCNDFFRKRGLGSRVIFECATLEDFNEKDNYDLILSVDVMEHIEEDERVMKNLCYALRKGGMLLISTPSDKGGSDVHHHDSDGAVGFIDEHVRDGYNADDIRQKLHRAGFSEVETRYSYGKPGSLAWKLSMKFPILALNFTKLFFIVLPFYYLLAYPIAYILNHIDLAQTHREGTGLIVKAIK, encoded by the coding sequence ATGCAATATGACCCTATTAAACGTTCCCTTGGCAGGGTCTTTAACCTGCATCCCGGGCTCAGGGTACTGTTTTACAACCTTCTTGATCTGTTGCTCCTCCGCTCATGGTATATAAGGAGGGAACTACGCAAGTGGAGAAAAATAGCCCGTCCGGATGCCAAGATCCTGGATGCAGGATCAGGTTTCGGACAGTATGTCTGGCGTATTGCACGTATTGGATCTGGCTATTCAATCAAAGGTATAGACATAAAGGATGAGCAGGTAGCCGATTGCAACGACTTCTTCAGGAAAAGAGGACTAGGTAGCAGAGTCATATTCGAATGTGCTACACTGGAAGATTTTAATGAAAAGGACAATTACGATCTGATCCTTTCGGTAGATGTAATGGAACATATCGAAGAGGATGAAAGGGTAATGAAAAACCTGTGCTATGCACTAAGAAAGGGTGGGATGTTGCTTATCTCAACACCTTCGGACAAGGGAGGTTCAGATGTGCACCATCATGATAGTGATGGTGCAGTTGGTTTTATTGACGAGCATGTAAGGGACGGATATAATGCAGATGACATCAGACAGAAACTGCATAGAGCAGGTTTCTCGGAAGTTGAAACCCGCTATTCCTATGGTAAGCCAGGAAGTCTTGCGTGGAAGCTTTCAATGAAGTTTCCAATCCTTGCACTAAATTTTACAAAGCTGTTTTTCATAGTGCTTCCCTTTTATTACTTACTGGCCTACCCAATTGCCTACATACTCAACCACATTGACCTGGCTCAGACTCACAGGGAAGGAACTGGCCTTATAGTAAAAGCCATAAAATAA